From a single Sorghum bicolor cultivar BTx623 chromosome 5, Sorghum_bicolor_NCBIv3, whole genome shotgun sequence genomic region:
- the LOC110435627 gene encoding protein piccolo-like: MPTHLSSSAGSTMSPTPCHPAFLYDLDLTAPSPSPSPPPPPPQNNNHHLRPASARRRPSSRRRPRPSRKKVPPTYFAADPASFRRMVHQVTGADDLLHLPLPPLAPKKHEATTALCRPAPSRAAAAGALTRLPTLDTSALLLGSWSARRTTTTGLAASVPPAAAWEVDVAAGVGVGVRAGLGGAGYSSSDSGGGGGRGFPTLESWDDALSYY; the protein is encoded by the coding sequence ATGCCCACCcacctctcctcctccgccggctcCACCATGTCGCCGACGCCATGTCACCCTGCCTTCCTCTACGACCTGGACCTCACCGCgccatccccgtccccgtccccgcccccgccgccgccacagAACAACAACCACCACCTCCGCCCCGCGTCCGCCCGCCGCCGACCGTCCAGCAGGCGCCGGCCGCGGCCGTCGCGTAAGAAGGTGCCCCCCACGTACTTCGCCGCGGACCCCGCCAGCTTCCGCCGCATGGTGCACCAGGTGACGGGCGCCGACGACCTGCTGCACCTGCCGCTGCCGCCTCTGGCGCCGAAGAAGCACGAGGCGACCACCGCCCTCTGCCGCCCTGCGCCCTCCCgcgccgcggcggccggcgcgCTGACCAGGCTACCGACGCTGGACACGTCCGCGCTCCTGCTCGGCAGCTGGTCCGCccggaggacgacgacgacggggcTGGCCGCGTCGGTGCCGCCGGCGGCTGCGTGGGAGGTGGACGTGGCGGCCGGTGTCGGTGTCGGTGTTCGTGCAGGACTCGGGGGAGCGGGCTACAGCAGCAGCgattccggcggcggcggcggccgtggcTTCCCAACCTTGGAGTCGTGGGACGACGCTCTCTCGTACTACTAG